GCTTCCTCGGAGGCCCCCCACCCGGGTGTTGGGGGGCAGCCTCTACCTGCGAAGATCCCGCAGTCCTTTTCGGATCTGTTCACGAGTCCGCCAGCCTTCTCGGTTCAGGCGACGGCCTCCGCACACCGTGGAGAGCCTGCTTTGATCTTTTCCCAGGAGGTGATACACAAGCTGTCCGACCCCTTTCGATATGCGCTGGTTGGGAAGTTTGCTCGGGGTCGCCCGTCGCTGGAGCTGGTTCGTAAATTTTTCGTCACGCTGGATCTCAAGCAGCCTGTCTCTGTTGGGCTGCTCGATCCCCGTCACATTCTCATCAGGGTTGCAGATGACAGGGATTACCATCGTTTATGGCTTCGTGGGGTCTGGTATGTTCAGGGGCGGCCAATGAAGCTGTTCAAGTGGACGCCTTCGTTTCATGTGGACCGGGAGCCGTCTGTGGTTCCGGTGTGGGTGTCTTTGCCCAAACTTCCCATTCACCTTTTCAATCGAGAGTGTTTGTTTCAGATTGTTGCTACGTTGGGAGTGCCGCTCTATGTTGATGCTGCTACCGCAGCCTTGTCCCGTCCCAGCGTGGCTAGGGTTTGCGTAGAGGTTGATCTCCTGAAGCCGTTAGTGTCCCGGGTTTGGATTGGGAATGGCGGACAGGAGGGGTTCTGGCAGAATCTTGATATTGAGCATCTACCGGCCTACTGTTCTGGGTGCTTTCGACAGGGGCATAGAAGGGATGACTGCGTAATGCTTCATCCGGAGTTGAAGGCCCAGGCTCGGCCCACTGTGGAGGCGCAGCCTCAGGGACGACGCAAGGGACGGCCGCCGGCTGCGGCTGTGGCGGGTGAGAAGGTAGCGGCGACGGGGGAATTGGTTACGCCTGCGCTGGTGGGCGAGAAGCACAGAGTGTCGGGGGTGGATCTTGGGCCTGGGTCGAGTGCCCAGGCTGCTGCAGTGGCGGCAGCCTCCCCGTCTGCGGGGGATGGGCAGGGAGTCTCGGCCCTTCTGGGGATGCAGGCTTCGGATGACGAACACCAGGATGGGGTGGAGGAGGCAGCGGTCCCTTTGCCGCTGCTTGTTACCGCAGGGCAGCAGGAGCCTGGTGCAGTGGTGGAGCAGCTGGTGGAAGACGCTATTGCCTCGGCTGCGGAGGCGATCATTGATGACCTTGCTGACAAGGTGGCTGCGGAGGCGGTTGATGTCGACATCGCTTCGTCGGTGCGTATGCAGCAGGAGCAGGTTGCAATATTAGAATTGAATCTTTCTCCACGCAAAGCTGCTCCTCCCTTGGCGGCCATGGAGGTGCTTAAACGCCGGCGTGGGGCCTTGAAACAGAGACAGCCTGGGGTGGTCGCGGCCCCGCCAGGTCTCCCCCTcaatcttcttcttttcctttacGTGATGTTTAAGTCATTGTTTTGGAATGTTCGGGGTTTAGATAACTCCATCACTATAGCTCGTTTACGTAAGTTGCGTCTATTGCATAAATTTTCCTTGTTGGGGGTCTGTGAACCCAAAATGGATGCTTCTCGTTTTGATTGGATTCGCCAGAGGCTGGGCTTTGATGGTTGTTGTCCTACCAATGATGGCCGCCTTGTTGTTTTTCACTCTAGTGAATTTTCTTGCTCTATTGTGGGTCAATCTTCTCAGTTTTTGGCCCTCCGCGTGACGCACTCTCAGCTGCGTACTGAGGTGGTTGGGGTCTTTGTGCATGCGGCCTGCTCCGTCAGTGACCGCCGCGAGCTTTGGGCGGACTTACGTGCTTTGCAGGTGTTGGGTCTTCCTCTTCTCTTTCATGGTGACTTTAATGTAATCTTGTATGCGGAGGAGAAGAGAGGAGGTCGGCCTTTTCGCAGGGCTGAGTCGGAGGACTTCCATGCTTTCATTCAGGATTTGGACTTAACAGATGTGGGATTCTCTGGGAACCAGTTTACGTGGTGTAATAATCGTCAGGGTAGGGCGCGGGTCTGGAAGCGGTTGGATCGAGTCCTGGTTGATCGCGGCTGGTTGGGTAGTGGTGTGGTGCCTTCGGTTCATCACTTGGCGCGCACTGCTTCTGATCATTCTCCGTTGCTGGTTTCTTACTTGATTTCAAGCTCGTCATCTCCGAGGAGCTTCCGGTTCCAAGATGTTTGGCTTCGGCATGCTAGTTTTAAGGGCGTTGTTCAGGAGGCCTGGCTCTCTGGTAGCACTGGCCGACCGATGCGACGCTTCTTGCATAAGTTGAAGGCGGTTAAGGCGGCTTTGACTGTTTGGAACAAAAATGTTTTCGGTAACGTGTTCGATGCCGTAAAACAGGCCGAGGAGGAGGTTGCTCAGTTGGAGGCTGAGGCGGCGGCCCGACCATCCCCGGAGGTGGACTTGCGGCTGGTGCAGGCTTCGTCGGTCTTGAAGGAAGCTTTGTTGCGTCAGGCCATCTTCTGGCGACAGAAATCGAGGTTACGTTGGCTGAAGGAGGGAGATGCCAATTCTAAGTTTTTTCACTCTTATGTGCGTCAACGCAGGGTGAAGGTTCGTATTCATCGGCTTCAGACTTCCTCTGGTGCGTGGACTGATGATGTAGGTTCTATTCATGCGATGGCGGAGACTTTCTTCTCTGACTTGTTTACCCAGGGGCCACTGGATCAGGTGACGGGGGATGAATTGTCTCGAATCCCGACAATTTTGTCGGAGGATGATAATCTGGATTTGGAACGGCTTCCTACTGCTGAGGAGGTTCGAGGGGCGGTCTTCTCTTTGGATAGGGACAGTTGCTCAGGCCCGGACGGGTTCCCAGGGTCCTTTTATCAGGCTTGCTGGGATATTATAGGAGGGGACCTCTCAGATGCAGTCGCGGATTTCTTTGTTGGTGCTGATCTCCCGTGTGGAATTTCGGCCACTTTGTTGGCCTTGATTCCTAAACAGTCGGCCCCTAAGACCTTTGCCGATTTTAGGCCGATTAGTCTCTGTAATTTCTCGAACAAGATTATTTCCAAGATTCTTGCGGCTCGGCTGGAAAAAGTTCTACCCCGACTCATTTCCCCTCAGCAAAGTGGTTTTGTTAAGGGAAGGGCCATTTCTGATAACATTCTGCTTGCTCAGGAGATGATTTCTAGGATTGGGAGAAAGGCCCGGGGTTCTAATGTGGTTTTGAAACTGGACATGGCCAAGGCCTATGACAGGGTATCGTGGATGTTTCTGCTATCTGTTATGCGGAAATTCGGGTTTGGTGAGGTTTGGTTGGACATGGTTTGGCGTTTGGTTTCCTCCTGTCATTTTTCAGTGTTGATCAATGGTGGTCCGGTCGGGTTTTTCAGGTCCACTAGGGGTTTGCGGCAGGGTGATCCGCTGTCTCCAGCGCTTTTCATCATTATGGCGGAGTTCCTGTCCCGCGGTCTGGAGTCTCTTCCGCTCTCTAGTGGTTTCATCCCTTATTCGGTTCCTTCGGGAGGGTCCCCCCCTGTGCATCTGGGGTATGCGGACGACGTTATAGTCTTTTGCAATGGGGGGCGGGCTTCGGTGCGGAAGGTCATGGGTGTTTTAACTGATTATCAGCGAGTGTCTGGTCAGCTGGTTAATGCCTCGAAGAGTTGTTGTTTACTCTCTAAGAAGGTTTCTGGTCTTCGCAGTCGGAGGGTTGCGGAGGAAACGGGTTTTGCTCGTAAGTCTTTGCCTATCACGTATTTGGGGTGCCCCTTGTATGAGGGTCGGCGATCTAAGTCCTTGTTTGCTGGGATCATAGATAAAGTTCAGGCTCGTTTGCTGTCCTGGCAGAATCGGTGGCTCTCCATGGGGGCGCGGCTGATTCTTATTCGGCATGTGCTTACGTCCATTCCAGTTCACTTGCTTGCAGTCTTGGAGCCCACTCGAGGGGCAATTTGGGAGATTGAGAGGATGTTTGCGCAGTTTTTTTGGGGGGATAACCATTTTCACTGGTGTGGTTGGTCTAAGGTGTGTTTCCCTGTGGAGGAGGGGGGCCTAGGGGTTAGATCTTTGCAGTCTATTTCTAAGGCCTTCTCTTGTAAATTGTGGTGGCGCTTTCGTCAACAGGACTCTCTGTGGGCGAGGTTTATGTCTAGTTTGTACCTTCGGGGAGGTCATCCTAATCAGGTAGTGGTTGGTCCGTCGCGTTCGGCGATCTGTCGGCGGTTGTTCCAAGTTCGTGAGCAGATGGAATTACAGATCCGTTGGGACGTTTCTCTGGGAGATTGTTATTTCTGGTGGGATAATTGGAGTGGTTTGGGCCCCCTTGGCTGGCGGTTTCCAGACCTTTCTTCCGACCAGAAGGTTAGTGACTTTTGTGTTCAGAGGAGTTGGGACTGGGTTCGTCTCTCGTCTTTCCTTCATACGGAGATTTTGGAGGTGATGGGGGAGACTTTTATGTGGTTTGGGGATCTGCCAGATCAGCCCTGTTGGCAGTTGGCATCCTCGGGCTCTTTCTCCACGGCCTCGGCTTACCAGCTGGTCCGTCGGGCTGGAGTGAAGTCTCTGGTCTTCCAGTCGCTGTGGGATTCCTCCATTCCACTTAAGGTTTCTTGTTTTGCATGGCGTTTGTTTTCCGGTAGGTTGCCTTTGGATGATGTGTTACGTACTCGGTGCCGGTTTGCGGGGCCCTCCCAGTGCCCGTTGTGCTTGGCTGCTCAAGAGACGGCTGATCATTTGTTTTCCTCCTGCCTGGTGGCCCAGGCTGTCTGGTCATTTTTTGAGTGTCGGTTGGGGATTCTGATGGCTTCTTGCGGCTATCGGACTAGATGTATGACCTGGTGGTCTCAACCTGTGAGTAAGATGTCGATTCGGTGGTTGTACAGGATTTTGTCATTGATCATTCTTTGGTTTTTGTGGAAGGCTTCGAATAAATGGCGCTTCGATGGCATTAAGTGGTCTGTCCAAACCTTGTGCTACTCTATATCTCATGAGCTTTGGCTTATTTGTTCTGTCAAGTTTCCTGGGCGTTCACTTCCGCCTGAATTTGGGGGACTTGTGTCCGTCATCTCGGGGATCCAGCGCCCCTTAAGTTCTAGTTTGGTTAGTTGGGAATTCCCGCAGAATGGGTTTGTCAAGCTTAATACTGACGGGTCCTCCTCATCTACGGCCGGTGCTAGTGGTATTGGTGGGATTCTCCGACGGTCCGATGGATCGTTCCTTGGAGCGTTTGCGGCCAAGTTACCGCTGGTGGACTCTTTGCAGGCGGAGGCGTATGCAATGCTTCATGGACTCCAACTGTGCCAGCAGATGGGTTTCTCCATGGTCCAAGTTGAGTCTGACTCGCAGGTTTTGGTTCGTGTGGTGGCAGGGAGTTTTTCGATTCCGTGGGCGGTACGGCCGCTGATTAGAGCGATTCGAGCAATTTTGCCGTTGGGGGTTCGTCTCTCCCACTGTTTCTGGGAGGCGAATACGGTTGTTGACTCTCTGGCTGCTGTGGGCGTTGCTTGCAGCGGGCACTTGGATTATCCCACTTTGTCTTCTCTTCCACGCTTGTCTAGGTCCCTCTTTGTTTTAGATAGGGAGCAGGTTCCCAATTTCCGTTTCTCGCTTCGAAGATAGGTTTTGCTCGTTGGCTTTTTGTTTTTGTGCTTTAGCTCCTTGTTCTTTGGTTGTttcttaataaaaaaaaaaagtgtaaacCACGGTAGAAAGTAGCAATGTAGCGAGCACaacaagttcataaaaatgagcaataacGTTTCaagtagcaaaaaaaaaaaaaaaaaaaaaaagtatctgCTGGGACTTTCTGCAATCCAAAGAACACAGCCGCAACTCTCATTTCTCAGTTGCGGATTTCAGCCTCAAAACACCATTTTTAACAAACAACC
This genomic window from Coffea eugenioides isolate CCC68of unplaced genomic scaffold, Ceug_1.0 ScVebR1_200;HRSCAF=821, whole genome shotgun sequence contains:
- the LOC113756132 gene encoding uncharacterized protein LOC113756132 — its product is MASSEAPHPGVGGQPLPAKIPQSFSDLFTSPPAFSVQATASAHRGEPALIFSQEVIHKLSDPFRYALVGKFARGRPSLELVRKFFVTLDLKQPVSVGLLDPRHILIRVADDRDYHRLWLRGVWYVQGRPMKLFKWTPSFHVDREPSVVPVWVSLPKLPIHLFNRECLFQIVATLGVPLYVDAATAALSRPSVARVCVEVDLLKPLVSRVWIGNGGQEGFWQNLDIEHLPAYCSGCFRQGHRRDDCVMLHPELKAQARPTVEAQPQGRRKGRPPAAAVAGEKVAATGELVTPALVGEKHRVSGVDLGPGSSAQAAAVAAASPSAGDGQGVSALLGMQASDDEHQDGVEEAAVPLPLLVTAGQQEPGAVVEQLVEDAIASAAEAIIDDLADKVAAEAVDVDIASSVRMQQEQVAILELNLSPRKAAPPLAAMEVLKRRRGALKQRQPGVVAAPPGLPLNLLLFLYVMFKSLFWNVRGLDNSITIARLRKLRLLHKFSLLGVCEPKMDASRFDWIRQRLGFDGCCPTNDGRLVVFHSSEFSCSIVGQSSQFLALRVTHSQLRTEVVGVFVHAACSVSDRRELWADLRALQVLGLPLLFHGDFNVILYAEEKRGGRPFRRAESEDFHAFIQDLDLTDVGFSGNQFTWCNNRQGRARVWKRLDRVLVDRGWLGSGVVPSVHHLARTASDHSPLLVSYLISSSSSPRSFRFQDVWLRHASFKGVVQEAWLSGSTGRPMRRFLHKLKAVKAALTVWNKNVFGNVFDAVKQAEEEVAQLEAEAAARPSPEVDLRLVQASSVLKEALLRQAIFWRQKSRLRWLKEGDANSKFFHSYVRQRRVKVRIHRLQTSSGAWTDDVGSIHAMAETFFSDLFTQGPLDQVTGDELSRIPTILSEDDNLDLERLPTAEEVRGAVFSLDRDSCSGPDGFPGSFYQACWDIIGGDLSDAVADFFVGADLPCGISATLLALIPKQSAPKTFADFRPISLCNFSNKIISKILAARLEKVLPRLISPQQSGFVKGRAISDNILLAQEMISRIGRKARGSNVVLKLDMAKAYDRVSWMFLLSVMRKFGFGEVWLDMVWRLVSSCHFSVLINGGPVGFFRSTRGLRQGDPLSPALFIIMAEFLSRGLESLPLSSGFIPYSVPSGGSPPVHLGYADDVIVFCNGGRASVRKVMGVLTDYQRVSGQLVNASKSCCLLSKKVSGLRSRRVAEETGFARKSLPITYLGCPLYEGRRSKSLFAGIIDKVQARLLSWQNRWLSMGARLILIRHVLTSIPVHLLAVLEPTRGAIWEIERMFAQFFWGDNHFHWCGWSKVCFPVEEGGLGVRSLQSISKAFSCKLWWRFRQQDSLWARFMSSLYLRGGHPNQVVVGPSRSAICRRLFQVREQMELQIRWDVSLGDCYFWWDNWSGLGPLGWRFPDLSSDQKVSDFCVQRSWDWVRLSSFLHTEILEVMGETFMWFGDLPDQPCWQLASSGSFSTASAYQLVRRAGVKSLVFQSLWDSSIPLKVSCFAWRLFSGRLPLDDVLRTRCRFAGPSQCPLCLAAQETADHLFSSCLVAQAVWSFFECRLGILMASCGYRTRCMTWWSQPVSKMSIRWLYRILSLIILWFLWKASNKWRFDGIKWSVQTLCYSISHELWLICSVKFPGRSLPPEFGGLVSVISGIQRPLSSSLVSWEFPQNGFVKLNTDGSSSSTAGASGIGGILRRSDGSFLGAFAAKLPLVDSLQAEAYAMLHGLQLCQQMGFSMVQVESDSQVLVRVVAGSFSIPWAVRPLIRAIRAILPLGVRLSHCFWEANTVVDSLAAVGVACSGHLDYPTLSSLPRLSRSLFVLDREQVPNFRFSLRR